Genomic window (Bombus vancouverensis nearcticus chromosome 2, iyBomVanc1_principal, whole genome shotgun sequence):
TTCTCGCCATGGAACAATCCTCGAAGGGATGAACGCCACGATAACGTTTTCCTCGTGACGAAGGAATAAAAACGTTTGTTCTAGTATGCAAACCGGATAGACTGGGTGGTGCCTGTGAAAAATCAGCAATCGGAATACGTTCGGCAATTGGTCGCCGTTGGATCGATCTAAGATAATTTGAGAGACAAttcggaagaagaaagaacgTCGAAACGAAGATACGGATCTAGAAAAGCAACGATAAACGATCTGAAAAACGCGAATGCTCGGTCGAATCGGTACACGCGATTCAATAAAATAACCAATGgctaaaataaaaaacaatttatTAACGACAATATCTATAATTACACTGTAATATATCGCGCATGAGAAGCGGTATTCCACTTCGTACGTCGCCTCTATTTGCCCGTTTCTGTTTGCAAAACTGCTCCGTGTCAAACCGTCGATCAAATCGCGCAAACTTACCGTTGtaacaaacgaaaacgttcGACCGGCTCTGCGACTTCGAGTTCGTGTTCGTCTTATTCGTTCGAACGCAGACGTGGAAAATCAATCGGGGCGATCGTGAATGCAAACGAGGACGCGAATGGAAATCACACGGTAAAAACTAACGATAGGACGAAACACTCCTCGGTCATCGCCTTGCGTCCTgtcttatttaattatttatttttcatgcGCAATAATAGTATAGAGCGATTTACTTCGTATCACCTGTATCGATACATCACGGTGGTTTGGAATATCGAATCGGATAGCTGCGATGATGTCTCTAACGCGAGAACGTCGCCAGGAAAGAGACAGCGAGTCGAATAAAAGTTCCGATGCGAAAAGTACAATGTTGCAACGATTGTTGCGATTCCGACGATGCAGTGCGTGATTTGACGCGTTCACAGCCGTTGACGTAAAATTACGTCATGTGTAATATAggtatgtaatataaataataaacattcTATTTAGACGAATTTTAcctcttttaatatttttcttttcaagcTATCTTATCGATATCAAGCCCTTATTTATTTTAACGTGTAAAACTACCGAAGcagaaaaaatgtaaatattcttCTCTACTGCAacgtcctttctttctttcctctacGTTAGCCGGACATAACACATTcccgtatatatgtatatatatatatatatatgtatgtatactttgagaaattcgactggaaatatttttcattcgactTGGTGACAACGACattcgaaaataaattttatgacaCAAGGCTGCTGCAACTAGATTTACACACACCTACCTCTTTCAACGcggttttcaatttttcacgcgTGAATTTCAACAAAATCGTTAGACGAAAAAGACGATGATCGATCGCAAGCCGTAAGATATCGCGTACGATCGAAATTACTATACAATCGGAAACGATAAAGCAAAACGCATCCAAGAGAAAGTCACAGCGCCAAGGATTTCGCGTAATCGTTCGTTTCGTCTAATCGAATATTCTGAATAATTCTTTCGCTGAAAAGATTTCACGAGATTTGAAGTATTGTGAAAATGATTACTTTATTTATTGACACCTAACCTATTAGGAATATAAGACGGCAATTATCGACACACGCGAAGCTGACTCGATCGATCAAACAAACGAGGATACATCGGCGTAAAGAGAAATAGAGATTTGCGACGAGAAGAGTGGATTCGTCTGGAAATATGGATCGTTCGATTACAAAATTTGAAAGCTACACAAACGTGGCATTCCCAGATCGAGACCAGACAGTTTTCAAATATCGCTGAATTCGCTAATTTACTTGCATTTCGTATCATACGTGTAATTTGTCACGTGACGAATCTTTCGTCGACGAATTCTCTGTCAATCGTTTTTCGATAGGACGCCGAGTGTCGATGCATCGGAACGTTATGCGAACCCTGGCAAACTTACTTCTTATCGATTCAATGGAGTGCGatcaaacgaaaataaaaacagCAACGGAGTAACAGATAGCTCTAGTTTGGACAAAGTACGATCTACGCTCAAACGTTTGAAAACAGCCATTTCCTTATCTCATTTTCCATTTAAAACGACAGAAGTTTAACGCGAAACGTTATATGCGTAACTTATTGTACCGAAATGAATCGCGCACGTGATACTAACGTGGAACGCGTCTGAAAACACTCGACAGAATCGGTGTTGCTGTTGCTTAAAAGCCATGTTCCTAAGCAAATAGGTACAATGATATTTATACGATACGCTCGACGGCCAATCGACCATGTATCAAATATACGTGTACCATAGTATCGGTAATATTCTTGTTCGGAAAAGAAAAGGCAAAGTAGTTGCTTgtatcgattttttcaaattaatcgACGTTACGAGATCGCTTCAAACGGATCGTCCAATTGTACGCATCGACTAATTGCGAACTTTAAACTTCTCGGCTAATTTAGCGTTCCTtcgtgtaattattattattattattattattattattattgttattgtattattgttattattattattaaaaatcgtTGCACGCAAACTACAGCGATACGAGagacaattaattaaatcatctGTCCAAGTCGAAATGCAATGTTGTAATATACTTTGATGAAATATTACTTGATTTTTTTATTCGACACACAATTCGACCAACGCTACGACTCGAATGCTTCGTAATATTTACAACATTCACCGACGAAAATTATCATATAATCTATTGGAGTTTCCTTTGAGGTACGTTCACAAAAAATCGTTATTACAAGTAATCGTCGCACAAGTATGTAAGCATACGTGACGTCACCTTCGGTTAACTTTCAATCGCAAACGCTTCTTTTTTCGAGTCGATGTGTTTTCATAATATTCATCTAAATTTCACAGATTACACAATTTTCCAACCTATTTACGGCGTTAACGCGCACGTATTCTTGTTTGCTCAGGGCATCAAACATTTGCTGCATCGAAGGCATCTCGTGgctattgttttattttatttaacactcttttcaaaataaataaatcgcgATTACTTGGTTCGTTTACTCAGTAGCATTGGACGCCAGAGTATCTCTATCGGTGTCAGAGTATCTGAACTCGACAGCAACAACCGTCTCTCTCCCTCCTCTCATCCCTTCTGTATCTCGTTCTATTCTTTACTCTTCTCCTACAGTTTTCCTTCCCTACTCGTTCTTCGATTCTCCTATCCTCCGATGATTCCCAAGTTCCTAGCCACCGTTTCTTTCACACGATTCGCGCGCGCATACACACGAATACGACGCATCCTCTATATTACACTTGCACACCTTCTTCACCTTCTGTTCTTTGTTTTCGTTTCTACCGGTGCAAAAAATAGTGTTGCTATTATACTTTTTACTTGGTGTTTCCTGCATTTAAAAACTGTCGCACTTCATAAATCTAAGCACTCTGTATCGTAAAGTTATACATCGAAGTGTGTTCGTTTCGTATGACGTAAGGCTACTCGCGCTTCGAGCATCAGAGCGTGGAGCACCGACCGTGCACCTTATCAACGTCCAGTTAAGAAGCAATTGTACGGAGAATCGTGGCATCCTCGTTCACAGAATCAAAGGTAAAACACCTTTGAGATACAACGATGATCGTTTTACCCAACCTTTTTTCTAGCTCGTAATCCGTTTCTAGACACGACACTCGCACGAATGAAATACTTGCTTCGCATGACGCGAAGCGTTACGATCGTTTCGTGCTCCACACTCGTACGCTGGAGGTGTTCGCCGACAAAGACACACGAAACTAACGCCTCGTaaacacatacatatacgtGCAGCAACATCGCGTTGCGTGAATTTCGTTAACGGATATACGCCGGATCGTACTAGGAAGGAGCAGATAACTTTGATACAAGTACTATCAGCCGGTACGCGATACGTCTCGAGCGTGCGCACATACGTACGTACTTTCGTACGTTACCACCTTAAGGTTATTTATTTAGAAGTTTTCTATCTTATTTATCATTAGTACTATTACTAACGCGGTGCCCTGGCTGTCGGTAAACTACATAATGTATAGCTATACTTATATagctaaataaattaaatatatgcatATAGCTATATTTGAAATGAAACTACATTCATCGACTGAGATTGTGTTATGCACCATGCACGTGGTTCTTTTCCCCTCCGTGTGCAATAGATTTTGCATAATCCAATCGCTAGTGCTACATACTCGGGCACCAACCTCTCAAACGACATTACGATCCAGTTCGATAGCAAATGCAAATTAATTAACGATTACTCGAGCGAATCGGAAGTAAACGTTATTTCTCGTTTAAAATTCAATGTAAAATGGAAAtagataacaaaaaaaaaaagaaaaaaaataggcaaaaaagaaaaagagagaaagagagaaaaggatgATCGCGGAAACCTGGCACATCCCTGTGTAATTGTTTCCATTTCAATCAAtgtaaaattactataaaagatatatgtatgtacatcgaTCACTAAATTACATCGATTAGCGTTTCCTTTCTCTTGTTCCATTACTAACTATGGTTTACCCAGCGTCGCCTTCTGTAGTTTTTGGGTTGGGCTGCGCGTGTGTATACGTGTTAGGAACCTTAATAAGGCAACGAAGGAGCCCTGAATTTTACGAATGTATCCGTTATTTTCCGTTTTTACATTGTTTAAGCTGCTTTTAAAGCTTTACAATTTTCATAATGCTCAGGCACGAACAAAACCGTTTGTTAATTTTCTCTAAGAAAGAGACCCGGTACCTTGTATGATTCTCCTTCTGTATGCCCTTTATTCTCTATACATCGTAATTCTTCTCTTATCCAATTAGTTAATTAACtgcaatacattttatttaatgATACATCATATGTTGATACAAAAAACTACAAAGCACAAAAATTACGCAAAAGCTTGTGCCACGATACCTACACATCGTAATTGGATTATTCCAAATTACAGCATTTCATAGcgaaaatatacaattacatgtaaataacaaattaaaaaatgttcgtCGTACACCGATACAAATTTCCGAATATTCGTGCGAGATGCTATTGATCGATATAAAATCTGAACTATCTAACAAAATCTACGAGATTAAACACATGATCGATCCTGTTGAATATTTCACCAATTGTTTTTCGTGCAATTTCGTGCAATTTCCTGCACACTATCCAGACAAAAGCtctcaaaaaatatataaatataaaataccttTTTTATACCAACGAATATTTAAAGTTTTTGAACGAAACGTAAGCATAATCGGACAGAATACAACATTCGTAAAGTTCAGTAATCATTAACAGACAAAACGGCAATTTTTGTACAAAACTTTTAAACAATATTATATCACAGTACTAGCTATAAATACAACGTTTAAAAGAGAGCTGAAAACGAGAGCTAAAGCAGTGCTTCGTTagacagagaaaagacatcgaccgAAACCCTATACAAAGATTATACACATTCTGCGAGAATCACGGGGGACCGAGGCTCCATCTTTACTCCTACCATTAATGTTTTTActataaaaagaaagatagagaaagagaggagggaggaagggagagaaagagatcTTATTATGCTACGCATCGAAGATCGGATGGAAACAGTATTCACGATAGAACGAAAAACAAACGTGTTTTATAATTGCGACATCGCTAAAAACGTTACAGTGCGCATGAAAATATTTCGGTTCTTCCTTATCACATGTGCAACGATTTTTGCACCTGCTCGTCTCCGGAATATTTATCACtccgttccttttttttttttttttgtccttTGTCCTAAAACAACACGACCGTTTTTATCGTCTTTGTCATGTTCTTCCTTGTCCTTCtacctcttctttcttttcttcttcttcttctttcgcaTTTTCATACGATAACGTGTATCTATGTACGTACGTCGTGACTATTTCTCATCCCGTATGTACATGTAAAAGCGTCTGACTGCCGATGATTGACTGGACCGTATTCAGAAGATAAAACGAATCAACCATCCGTTCGAGATGCCGTTGATGACATCGGAGGGTACGGGTTATGTACCAAGGCCGGAATTCCAGTTGCGTCAGGCTGCTGACTGGTCGAAACCGAGCAAGAAATAGAGTGTTGCTATTTCTTGGTTGGCGTGCCCCGTTGCGTCAAACCTTCGAATCGTTTGAACGTGTAATTAATGAATACCCAGTCCTTGTATATTACCTCCCCATCTTGAGGCATTGGCGCGGATGCTGTAAtcggcgaaaaaaaaaaaagaatagatggAGAAAATTACATTCGAATTTACGTTACCGGGTAAGTAATCGTACCGCTCTTTACTTCCTCCTGGAATTGGAACAATAGTACGTCGTCATAAATGTTTAGTATACTTACGTATCTCCAATTTCACGTCGGGAAATTCGTCGAAATTGGAAGTATCGTCGATAGAACGTACTTCGACTGGAATTGCTGCTGGCCTTTCTCTGATATGTTCCCAATCGACGCCACGGAAGAAAGGGGCTAGTTTAAGTTCTTCTATACCTCTTTGCGCACCTATGGGTCGTTTTAGAAGAAGGATCGTATGAGTCGTTCAACTACTACATAGCGAAGAGTATTTTATCGACGTTTGAAcatagtatatcaaatattaacCTAATCTTCTATCGGCTTCGCAACAAAACCTGATTATGGTATCTTTAGCTTCCTCGCTAATGGGAACTTCTGGCGGAAAAACCAAGGTTTCCCTCCAATTCATAACCTTCCGGTAAGTTTCTTGGGGATTTTCACTGCAGAATGGAGGATATCCTGAAGCAAAGATGAAAGTTATCGACAAAATTCTGCAGAAAACATGGAAAACAAGCGGTATACGCGTTCTTCTGGCTAAAATCGGGAATATCGTGCATTTACTGGAGCAGAAACTTCAGTACCTATGAGCATCTCGTACATGATAACTCCCAAGGACCAACAGTCACAAGCAGGTCCATAACCTGTTTGTAAAAATACTTCCGGAGCTATGTAATCGGGTGTTCCTACTGTACTATAAGCCAAAGCTCTCCTATTTCTTTTCCAGCTCTCTGCTCTTCTTTTACTATCCATCGCGCCGCCGCTTCCGCTTCCGCACGATGTCACTGTAACAAAACGGTTAAACGGTGGTACTTTGAATAAGAAGAATAAGAATAAGAAGAAAGGGAAAGGTAGAAAAAGAGGCGTACTGAAATCCGAAGGCTTTGCTTGACTGAGATCTCTGTAGAAATCGGTTCTATGGGACTTTTTCAGACCCGTACATAATCCAAAATCAGAGAGTTTTATATGACCTCGTGCGTCCAATAACAGATTGTCCGGTTTGATATCTCTGTAAAAAGGGATATTATACCGGTAAGTCTCCAGGTACATCGCTTCGAATCGTTACTTCCATTAGTTTTCGTAACTCTGCATTTTACCTATGAATAAATCCCAGTTTATGTATAGAGTCGATCGCTAACGCTGTCTCCGAGATATAAAATTGCGTGCACTCTTCGGAAAGCGTATCTTTCTTCATCAGCAACGTCATCATGTCACCTACAAGAACACGCGTATTTCGATGATTTTGTCCTTTCTTATAAATATACGTGGACAAGGTGCAACGATCGGGACACTAGTTGTAATTTAACGTAAAGTAGGAAATGGTTGCGAATATTTGTCGTAATCGAATTATGTAATGAAATCAAGGAGCGTGTACGTGTACGTTTCGTAGCAATAATTTGTAAGAAAGAGAAGGCAACGAACAAATAACAAGTAAAAGTGTACACTAGCGCGAAAGCTataattgaaatgaaagcttacCGCCTGGAAGAAACTCCATgattaaatacaaatttatagGATCTTGAAAGCTATAATACATTTTTACGACCCATTGATGATCCGCTTCCACCAGGACGTCTCTTTCCGCCCTGACGTGCGCCACTTGCTCTTTTTCCAGCATGTCGGCTTTTCTTAAAATTTTCATCGCATATACGTGTCCGGTATCCTTCTTTTGCACGAGTCGTACCTATTCGATACACAACGACAACAAGATTACAGAGATTATCTTTAAAAATCGTTGGCATTCTACGCGTTTCTTTTAGAGAGTAACCGTTTTTCGATCACGGTaacatttcaattaatttatcatGCAGCTTTCTGCAACGCAAATTTACCTCTCCGAAAGCACCTCTGCCGATAACTTTGAGAGGCTCGAAATCTTCGACGCCAAGTCGGGAACGTTTCAAACGAAGAAATTCAGTTTCTTTCTGAGCATGCTGCAACCGTTTCTCCTGCTTCTGTTGTTCCGACAGACCCTCGTCTTTCAACGATTCCTCTAATTTCGCGAGCCTTTGCTTTCGCTCGATGTGCTGAGCTATCAGATTACTGTAGTAATTCTCCAACGTTACCTAAAGCCAAAAACACATAAATGTCGATAGGAAAAGCAAACTATccacgtacgtacgtacatggTTCGCATGTACCGAAAAATGGGTTAAACAATCTCTTACTAGGGCAATGTAAATGAAAATGCCACGGCTAGCGTGCGCGTTTTTCGTACAGATATCTGTACGCATCGTTCAAACGTTAATTTACAACCGTTTGAAATTTACTTACGCAAGGATAAGAAATACGACGAATGAAAAACGAAAAGCGAGATTGTCagtgagagaaagaaagaaattacctTGGCCTTTGTAGCTTTGTCCAATGTATGGCCGCTGAAACGGATCGTGCTCTCTGTGGCCGCCATCTCCAGCACCCCTGTAATACATGCAAAAGGAGGTCACTGAGTGCCGCAC
Coding sequences:
- the trc gene encoding serine/threonine-protein kinase tricornered isoform X4; translation: MCEEATEVETHHQQTAATTMGVAEDETPSSLTSHPNPNVNNSNQEGVLEMAATESTIRFSGHTLDKATKAKVTLENYYSNLIAQHIERKQRLAKLEESLKDEGLSEQQKQEKRLQHAQKETEFLRLKRSRLGVEDFEPLKVIGRGAFGEVRLVQKKDTGHVYAMKILRKADMLEKEQVAHVRAERDVLVEADHQWVVKMYYSFQDPINLYLIMEFLPGGDMMTLLMKKDTLSEECTQFYISETALAIDSIHKLGFIHRDIKPDNLLLDARGHIKLSDFGLCTGLKKSHRTDFYRDLSQAKPSDFMTSCGSGSGGAMDSKRRAESWKRNRRALAYSTVGTPDYIAPEVFLQTGYGPACDCWSLGVIMYEMLIGYPPFCSENPQETYRKVMNWRETLVFPPEVPISEEAKDTIIRFCCEADRRLGAQRGIEELKLAPFFRGVDWEHIRERPAAIPVEVRSIDDTSNFDEFPDVKLEIPSAPMPQDGEVIYKDWVFINYTFKRFEGLTQRGTPTKK
- the trc gene encoding serine/threonine-protein kinase tricornered isoform X8, whose protein sequence is METKRWSLDGGVLEMAATESTIRFSGHTLDKATKAKVTLENYYSNLIAQHIERKQRLAKLEESLKDEGLSEQQKQEKRLQHAQKETEFLRLKRSRLGVEDFEPLKVIGRGAFGEVRLVQKKDTGHVYAMKILRKADMLEKEQVAHVRAERDVLVEADHQWVVKMYYSFQDPINLYLIMEFLPGGDMMTLLMKKDTLSEECTQFYISETALAIDSIHKLGFIHRDIKPDNLLLDARGHIKLSDFGLCTGLKKSHRTDFYRDLSQAKPSDFMTSCGSGSGGAMDSKRRAESWKRNRRALAYSTVGTPDYIAPEVFLQTGYGPACDCWSLGVIMYEMLIGYPPFCSENPQETYRKVMNWRETLVFPPEVPISEEAKDTIIRFCCEADRRLGAQRGIEELKLAPFFRGVDWEHIRERPAAIPVEVRSIDDTSNFDEFPDVKLEIPSAPMPQDGEVIYKDWVFINYTFKRFEGLTQRGTPTKK
- the trc gene encoding serine/threonine-protein kinase tricornered isoform X3, producing MSPYSRASPSERPTSNNNNNNGVVILEGCRPPAATTARRFLRWFSRLGQPPIGKSGVLEMAATESTIRFSGHTLDKATKAKVTLENYYSNLIAQHIERKQRLAKLEESLKDEGLSEQQKQEKRLQHAQKETEFLRLKRSRLGVEDFEPLKVIGRGAFGEVRLVQKKDTGHVYAMKILRKADMLEKEQVAHVRAERDVLVEADHQWVVKMYYSFQDPINLYLIMEFLPGGDMMTLLMKKDTLSEECTQFYISETALAIDSIHKLGFIHRDIKPDNLLLDARGHIKLSDFGLCTGLKKSHRTDFYRDLSQAKPSDFMTSCGSGSGGAMDSKRRAESWKRNRRALAYSTVGTPDYIAPEVFLQTGYGPACDCWSLGVIMYEMLIGYPPFCSENPQETYRKVMNWRETLVFPPEVPISEEAKDTIIRFCCEADRRLGAQRGIEELKLAPFFRGVDWEHIRERPAAIPVEVRSIDDTSNFDEFPDVKLEIPSAPMPQDGEVIYKDWVFINYTFKRFEGLTQRGTPTKK
- the trc gene encoding serine/threonine-protein kinase tricornered isoform X7: MGVAEDETPSSLTSHPNPNVNNSNQEGVLEMAATESTIRFSGHTLDKATKAKVTLENYYSNLIAQHIERKQRLAKLEESLKDEGLSEQQKQEKRLQHAQKETEFLRLKRSRLGVEDFEPLKVIGRGAFGEVRLVQKKDTGHVYAMKILRKADMLEKEQVAHVRAERDVLVEADHQWVVKMYYSFQDPINLYLIMEFLPGGDMMTLLMKKDTLSEECTQFYISETALAIDSIHKLGFIHRDIKPDNLLLDARGHIKLSDFGLCTGLKKSHRTDFYRDLSQAKPSDFMTSCGSGSGGAMDSKRRAESWKRNRRALAYSTVGTPDYIAPEVFLQTGYGPACDCWSLGVIMYEMLIGYPPFCSENPQETYRKVMNWRETLVFPPEVPISEEAKDTIIRFCCEADRRLGAQRGIEELKLAPFFRGVDWEHIRERPAAIPVEVRSIDDTSNFDEFPDVKLEIPSAPMPQDGEVIYKDWVFINYTFKRFEGLTQRGTPTKK
- the trc gene encoding serine/threonine-protein kinase tricornered isoform X9, coding for MAATESTIRFSGHTLDKATKAKVTLENYYSNLIAQHIERKQRLAKLEESLKDEGLSEQQKQEKRLQHAQKETEFLRLKRSRLGVEDFEPLKVIGRGAFGEVRLVQKKDTGHVYAMKILRKADMLEKEQVAHVRAERDVLVEADHQWVVKMYYSFQDPINLYLIMEFLPGGDMMTLLMKKDTLSEECTQFYISETALAIDSIHKLGFIHRDIKPDNLLLDARGHIKLSDFGLCTGLKKSHRTDFYRDLSQAKPSDFMTSCGSGSGGAMDSKRRAESWKRNRRALAYSTVGTPDYIAPEVFLQTGYGPACDCWSLGVIMYEMLIGYPPFCSENPQETYRKVMNWRETLVFPPEVPISEEAKDTIIRFCCEADRRLGAQRGIEELKLAPFFRGVDWEHIRERPAAIPVEVRSIDDTSNFDEFPDVKLEIPSAPMPQDGEVIYKDWVFINYTFKRFEGLTQRGTPTKK
- the trc gene encoding serine/threonine-protein kinase tricornered isoform X1, whose translation is MTFPFCGFVFHSSDERTRQMPVASEDWVLHPAKITSSITTVKGTTIQSTTTAWMSPYSRASPSERPTSNNNNNNGVVILEGCRPPAATTARRFLRWFSRLGQPPIGKSGVLEMAATESTIRFSGHTLDKATKAKVTLENYYSNLIAQHIERKQRLAKLEESLKDEGLSEQQKQEKRLQHAQKETEFLRLKRSRLGVEDFEPLKVIGRGAFGEVRLVQKKDTGHVYAMKILRKADMLEKEQVAHVRAERDVLVEADHQWVVKMYYSFQDPINLYLIMEFLPGGDMMTLLMKKDTLSEECTQFYISETALAIDSIHKLGFIHRDIKPDNLLLDARGHIKLSDFGLCTGLKKSHRTDFYRDLSQAKPSDFMTSCGSGSGGAMDSKRRAESWKRNRRALAYSTVGTPDYIAPEVFLQTGYGPACDCWSLGVIMYEMLIGYPPFCSENPQETYRKVMNWRETLVFPPEVPISEEAKDTIIRFCCEADRRLGAQRGIEELKLAPFFRGVDWEHIRERPAAIPVEVRSIDDTSNFDEFPDVKLEIPSAPMPQDGEVIYKDWVFINYTFKRFEGLTQRGTPTKK
- the trc gene encoding serine/threonine-protein kinase tricornered isoform X6 translates to MYNSELFKTVWTKIGQMCSYITCAKSYLSGVLEMAATESTIRFSGHTLDKATKAKVTLENYYSNLIAQHIERKQRLAKLEESLKDEGLSEQQKQEKRLQHAQKETEFLRLKRSRLGVEDFEPLKVIGRGAFGEVRLVQKKDTGHVYAMKILRKADMLEKEQVAHVRAERDVLVEADHQWVVKMYYSFQDPINLYLIMEFLPGGDMMTLLMKKDTLSEECTQFYISETALAIDSIHKLGFIHRDIKPDNLLLDARGHIKLSDFGLCTGLKKSHRTDFYRDLSQAKPSDFMTSCGSGSGGAMDSKRRAESWKRNRRALAYSTVGTPDYIAPEVFLQTGYGPACDCWSLGVIMYEMLIGYPPFCSENPQETYRKVMNWRETLVFPPEVPISEEAKDTIIRFCCEADRRLGAQRGIEELKLAPFFRGVDWEHIRERPAAIPVEVRSIDDTSNFDEFPDVKLEIPSAPMPQDGEVIYKDWVFINYTFKRFEGLTQRGTPTKK
- the trc gene encoding serine/threonine-protein kinase tricornered isoform X5, giving the protein MVYRDTEEIRKERRPGRTSRILVRQRFVDTCTRVSERVLEMAATESTIRFSGHTLDKATKAKVTLENYYSNLIAQHIERKQRLAKLEESLKDEGLSEQQKQEKRLQHAQKETEFLRLKRSRLGVEDFEPLKVIGRGAFGEVRLVQKKDTGHVYAMKILRKADMLEKEQVAHVRAERDVLVEADHQWVVKMYYSFQDPINLYLIMEFLPGGDMMTLLMKKDTLSEECTQFYISETALAIDSIHKLGFIHRDIKPDNLLLDARGHIKLSDFGLCTGLKKSHRTDFYRDLSQAKPSDFMTSCGSGSGGAMDSKRRAESWKRNRRALAYSTVGTPDYIAPEVFLQTGYGPACDCWSLGVIMYEMLIGYPPFCSENPQETYRKVMNWRETLVFPPEVPISEEAKDTIIRFCCEADRRLGAQRGIEELKLAPFFRGVDWEHIRERPAAIPVEVRSIDDTSNFDEFPDVKLEIPSAPMPQDGEVIYKDWVFINYTFKRFEGLTQRGTPTKK
- the trc gene encoding serine/threonine-protein kinase tricornered isoform X2 — translated: MSLYFEEYIHIYMCGGLTQIFPSFFFIRVQRSRERCEEATEVETHHQQTAATTMGVAEDETPSSLTSHPNPNVNNSNQEGVLEMAATESTIRFSGHTLDKATKAKVTLENYYSNLIAQHIERKQRLAKLEESLKDEGLSEQQKQEKRLQHAQKETEFLRLKRSRLGVEDFEPLKVIGRGAFGEVRLVQKKDTGHVYAMKILRKADMLEKEQVAHVRAERDVLVEADHQWVVKMYYSFQDPINLYLIMEFLPGGDMMTLLMKKDTLSEECTQFYISETALAIDSIHKLGFIHRDIKPDNLLLDARGHIKLSDFGLCTGLKKSHRTDFYRDLSQAKPSDFMTSCGSGSGGAMDSKRRAESWKRNRRALAYSTVGTPDYIAPEVFLQTGYGPACDCWSLGVIMYEMLIGYPPFCSENPQETYRKVMNWRETLVFPPEVPISEEAKDTIIRFCCEADRRLGAQRGIEELKLAPFFRGVDWEHIRERPAAIPVEVRSIDDTSNFDEFPDVKLEIPSAPMPQDGEVIYKDWVFINYTFKRFEGLTQRGTPTKK